The segment TCTATAGTTCTTTCTGTTAGCTCTTGTACAGTGTTTATACCTGCTCTTTTTAAACAGTTATAACTTCTTACTGATAGATCTAACTCTTCTATAGTCATTTCAAGAACTTTTTCTTTCTTGTCTTCTTCTTTTTCCACCATTATTTCAACATTATCAGCATGGTCTGTAAGAGTCATGAATAACTTGAAATGTTCTATAAGTATCTTTGCTGAAAGACTTATAGCTTCTTCTGGTTGTATAGTTCCATTAGTCCAAACTTCTATACTTAATTTATCATAATCAGTGATTTGACCAACTCTAGTATTTTCTACTGTGAAATTAACTCTCTTTACAGGAGTGTAAATTGAGTCAACTGGTATAGTACCTATTGGTAAATCATCTTTCTTATTTTTATTTTGAGTAACATATCCTCTTCCTCTGTCTATGTTAATCTCCATATAAAGTTTTCCGTCATCGTCTAATGTAGCTATATGCATATCTTTATTCATTACTTCTATGTTACCATCAGAAATAATGTCTGCTGCAGTTACTTCTCCAGGGCCTTGTGCTTCTATGTATATAGTGCTAGGTCCCTCGCCATTCATCTTTAGCGCTAATCCTTTAATGTTAAGAATTAACTCAGTAACATCTTCTTTAACTCCAGTTACAGTTGAAAATTCGTGAAGAACGCCATCTATTTTAATTGAATTTGCAGCAACCCCTGGTAAAGATGATAAAAGAATTCTTCTAAGTGAGTTACCTAAAGTTATTCCATATCCTCTTTCTAAAGGCTCTATAACAAATTTACCATAAGTACCGTCTTCAGATGCTTCAACGCACTCTATTTTGGGTTTTTCTATTTCTAACATACGAACCCTCCTTCAATGAATTATACCATACTGAGGGCAACTGATTCCATCTAATTACCAATCTTACTTACTATATAACTCAACAATTAATGTTTCGTTTACTGGAACATCAATATCAGTTCTAGTTGGCTCAGCAATAACTTTTCCTTCAAAGTTTTCTACATTTCCTTGTAACCAAGCTGGTAATGTTTTTGGATTTTCAGCAAAAGTTTTGAACTTTTCAGTACCTCTGCTCTTTTCACGAACAGTTATAACATCTCCAGCGCTTACTTTGAAAGATGCTATATCAACTTTTTTACCATTTACTAAGAAATGTCCATGTGTAACTAATTGTCTAGCTTCTGATCTAGAACTTCCAAATCCTAATCTATATACTACGTTATCTAATCTCATTTCAAGAAGTCTTAATAGGTTTTCACCTGTGATTCCTCTCATTGTTTCAGCTTTTTCGTAGTATTTTCTAAATTGTGCTTCAAGAATTCCATAGATTCTTCTAGCTTTTTGTTTTTCTCTTAATTGAATTCCATAGTTAGAAAGTTTCTTTCTGCCTTGTCCGTGTTGTCCTGGTGCATAGCTTCTTCTTGCAAATGCACATTTGTCTGTATAACATCTATCCCCTTTTAGAAATAGTTTCATACCTTCTCTTCTACATAATCTACATGTAGCTCCAATGTATCTAGCCATTCAAGTAACACCTCCTGTTTCTATATACTAAACTCTTCTTCTCTTTGGTGGTCTACAACCGTTGTGTGGTATTGGTGTAACATCCTTTATTAAAGTAATTTCAAGTCCTGCAGCTTGTAATGATCTTATAGCAGCTTCTCTACCAGCTCCTGGTCCTTTTACATATACTTCGATGCTCTTCAAACCATGTTCCATTGCACTTGTTGCTGCTGTTTCGGCAGCCATTTGAGCTGCAAATGGTGTGCTTTTTCTTGATCCTTTAAAGCCTAAAGCTCCCGCACTTGACCAAGATAATGCATTACCAACTGCATCAGTTATTGTAACTATTGAATTGTTAAAGGTTGATTTTATATGTGCACAACCGTGCTCTATATTCTTTCTTTCCTTTTTTCTTCTAGTCTTTCTTGTATTTGCCTTAGCCACTTATCATCCCTCCTTACTATTTGTTTTTCTTACCACTAATAGCTCTCTTTGGGCCTTTTCTAGTTCTAGCGTTTGTCTTAGTCTTTTGTCCTCTTACTGGAAGTCCTCTTCTATGTCTGATTCCTCTGTAACATCCTATTTCAACTAATCTCTTTATATCAAGAGCTATTGTTCTTCTTAAATCTCCTTCGATAACAAAGTTCTTACCGATGAAATCTCTTATTGTATTTACTTCTTCTTCACTTAAATCTTTAACTCTAGTTTCTGGATTAACTCCTGTTTCTTTAAGAATCTGACGAGATCTGTTTATTCCAATCCCGTAGATGTAAGTTAAACCCACTTCAACTCTTTTTTCCTTTGGTAGGTCGATACCAGCTATTCTAGCCATTTAATTTACACCTCCTAATTTTCAACTTCATCCTAATTTATATTAGCAGCCGCATATAAACTTTTTAATTTTTAATATCATACTTATACATGATATTGCAAATTTATTAATTTATCAACTATTTTTGATAACTTTTTTAATGTTTATATTAACCTTGTTTTTGCTTATGTTTAGGATTTTCACATATAACCATTACTTTACCTTTTCTCTTTATAACTTTACATTTTTCACAAATAGGTTTTACTGATGGTCTTACTTTCATTCCTAACCCTCCTTGCTATTTAGCTCTCCAAGTTATTCTACCTCTTGTTAAATCATATGGAGAAAGCTCAACTGTTACTTTATCACCTGGTAAAATTCTTATGAAATTCATTCTTAGTTTACCAGATACATGTGCTAATATTGTTTGACCGCTTTCTAACTGAATTTGAAACATAGCATTAGGCAAAGCTTCTAACACTGTACCTTGCATTTCTATTACATCATCTTTTGACATAAGGTACTTAACCCTCCTTAATAGCGTCCCTATTTTTCAAAAACTTTTTTACTTTTATATTAATAATACTATCATTAGATATTAAAAGCTCATTTGCATTTTCTATTACCTCATCAGTAATTTTTAAATGCTTTATCTTTTTTCTTTTAGGTCTTCTTACTGTTCTTAAATCACCATCTATAATATTCACGTATTTATTATCAATTACATTTAATATTATAAACTGTTTTCCTTGATCTCTTCCAGTTTTGGAGCATGCAATTCTTCCTATAAGTTCGTTATAATTCATAATTGTCACCTCAAATTAACCTAAAGTCAATATTTCAGGCCCGTCTTTTAATATGGCCACGGTATTTTCATAATGAGCTGATAATTTTCTATCTCTAGTAACTACTGTCCAATCATTTGATAAAACTTCCACATAAAACTCCCCAATGTTAATCATTGGTTCGATTGCTAAAACCATACCTTCCACTAATTTGGGTCCTCTTCCGGCCTTTCCAAAGTTAGGAACTTCAGGTTCTTCGTGCATTGCTGTTCCAATACCATGACCTACATAATCCCTGACTACAGAGTACCCTTGAGACTCAGCATATTGCTGAATTGCGGATGATATATCAGTTAGTCTATTACCGACTATAGCATTTTCTACTCCTTTAAAGAAACTCTTTTTAGTAACTTTAATTAAGTTTTCAGCTTCTTTTGATATATTTCCTACAGCAAAAGTTCTCGCTGCATCTCCATGATACCCATTTAATATAGCTCCACAGTCAACACTTACTATGTCACCTTCATGAAGCACTCTATTATCTGGGATTCCATGAACAACTTCCTCATTAACAGAAGTGCATATTGAAGCAGGAAAACCATAGTATCCTTTAAAAGATGGAATAGCATTACACTTTCTTATGTATTCTTCTGCTATTCTATCCAAATCCTTCGTTGTTATTCCTGGTCTTACAGATTTCTCTAAAAGAGCTAGGGTTTCACCAACTACTTTTCCAGCTTGTCGCATATATTCGATTTCCCTGGAATTTTTTATAGTTATCATCTATTTATCGCCTTCTATGTGATTAGAAATGGTTTCAAAAACCTGATCAATTGATTGTGTACCATCAACCACAAATAATTGATCCTTAGACGCATAAAAATCTACTAATGGTTGAGTTTGTCTATCATACACTTCGATTCTTTCTTTTACAGTTTCCTCAGTATCATCTTTCCTTTGAATAACTTCAGCTTTGCAAACATCACATAGTCCTTCAATTTTAGGAGGGTTGAATTTTATATGATAACTTGCACCACATGATGGGCAAACTCTTCTTCCTGTCATTCTTTCAAGTATAAAACTACTAGGAACATTTATGAGCAATGCAGTATCTAAATTTTGATCATTTTTGTTTAAAAAATTTTCTAAAGCTTCTGCTTGCTTTACTGTCCTAGGAAATCCATCTAATAAAAAGCCAGTCTTACAATCTTCATGTGTCAATCTATCATTAACTAAATCTATAGTTAATTCATCTGGAACCAATTGTCCCTTATCCATATATTCTTTAGCTTTTACGCCTAAAGGTGTTTTTTCTGATATATTTTTTCTAAATATATCACCTGTAGATATATGAGGAATAGAGTATTTCTCACTTATTAATTTTGCTTGCGTACCTTTCCCTGCTCCAGGAGGTCCTAACAAAATCATTCTCATACATATCAACTCCCAATTACTATTTATTATTTTAGGAATCCTTTATAATGCCTCATAACTAATTGAGATTCTAATACTCTCATAAAGTCAAGAGCAACTCCAACTTCAATTAATAAAGCTGTACCTCCTAAAGATATTCCTTTAAATGCACCAATTGATTCAAATACCATTGGAATTAAAGCTATAACTGTAGCAAATATTCCTCCTAGTATTGATACTTTCACTAATACTCTTTCTATAAATCTTGCTGTCGCTTCTCCAGGTCTTACCCCTGGAACAAATCCAGCAGATTTATGTATATTTTCTGCCATTTCATCTGGTTTAAAAGTAACTTCAGTATAAAACCAAGTAAAAAATATAATTAATACTGCAGTAAATACTGCATATAACCATGTATCAGGATTGAATATACTATACTTTCCCATAACTATGATTTTATTGAAAGTAGACTCAGGCCAAAAGCTTCCTATAGTTTTTGGAAATTGAGTTACTGACATAGCAAAAATTATAGCTATAATAGCCGATGAATTCATGTTTATAGGTATATGTGTTGATTGACCTTTTAACATTCTTCCACCAGAATTTTTAGCTGCATATTGAATAGGTATTCTTCTTTCAGCTAAAGTAGCTATAACAACTCCAGTAAATAATAATATTATAAGCATTACTAAGAAAATTACTTGAACTATACTAACACTCTGATTTTGTTGCAGACTATTTATTTTGAATATTTTTTCTGGCAATCTTGAAATTATATTAACAAATATTATTAGTGAAATACCATTACCTATACCTTTTACAGTTATCTGATCCCCTAGCCACATCAAGAATGTTGATGCAGTAGTTAATGTAAGAACCATTAAGAATATATCAAATTTACCTAAATTAGTTGCAACTCCTTGATTTCTTATTAAAGCATAAGTACCAAATGACTGAAGTGCTCCTAAAACAATTGCCGTATATCTTGTATAATTCTGAATTTTCTTTCTTCCTTCTTCTCCTTCTTTAGACAACTGTTCTAATGAAGGAATAGCAATTGTTAGTAATTGAAATATTATTGATGAGTTAATATAAGGTATAACACCCATAGCAAAAATACTAAAATTACTTAATGCACCACCTGACATTAAATCATAAAAACTGAATAACGTCCCCGCTTTTGTTATGTTAGCTAATGCACCGGTATCAATTCCAGGAACAGGAATATGATTTCCCATCCTGATAATTGCTACCATAAATAATGTAAATAAAATTCTCTTTCTTAATTCGGGAACTTTCCAAGCGTTACGTAAGGTTGACATTTTATATCACCTCTGCTTTTCCTCCCATAGATTCTATCTTCTCAATAGCACCTTTAGTGAATTTAGTTGCCTTTATAGTTAACTTTCTTTCTAAAGTACCATTTCCTAAAATCTTAACTCCATCTTTAACTTTGCTGATTACACCATTTGCTTTTAATACTTCTGGTGTAACTTCAGTTCCATCTTCAAATATGTTTAATCTGCTTACATTCACTTCCACATATTCTTTTGCAAATATGTTAGTGAATCCTCTCTTAGGTAATCTTCTGTATAAAGGCATTTGACCACCTTCAAATCCAGGTCTAACTCCACCGCCTGATCTAGCGTTTTGTCCTTTATGGCCTTTTCCAGCAGTTTTACCTAATCCAGAACCGTTTCCTCTACCAACTCTTTTAGGAGCTTTCTTTGAACCCATAGCAGGTCTTAATTCATGAAGTTTCATGTAATACACCTCCTCTTAACAATATTTCTCAACTATACTTCTTCAATATTTAAAAGATAACTTACTTTGTTTATCATACCTCTAATTTGAGGAGTATCTTCGTGCATAACACTCTTGCCTATTTTCTTTAATCCAAGAGCATTCACTGTAGCTATATGGTCTTTCTTTCTACCTATGATACTCTTTGTTAGTGTCACCTTAAGCTTAGCCAAGGTTGATCCCCTCCTAACCTAAAATCTCTTCTACAGTCTTGCCTCTTAATTTAGCAATCTGTTCAGCAGTTCTTAATCTTGATAATCCATTAATTGTTGCACCGACCATGTTTTTAGGATTATTAGAACCTAATGATTTAGCTCTAACATCCTTTAATCCTGCTAATTCTAATACGGCTCTAACAGGACCACCAGCAATAACTCCAGTACCTTCAGTAGCTGGCATTATTAATACTCTTCCTCTACCATATTCACCTTCGATTATGTGTGGAACAGTAGTGTCAACCATTGCTACTTCTACTAAATGTTTTTTAGCATCTTCAATACCTTTTCTTATAGCTTCAGGTATTTCAACGGCTTTACCCATTCCTACGCCAACGTGTCCGTTCTCATCTCCTACAACAACAAGAGCACTAAATCTAAAGTTTCTACCACCTTTAACAACCTTAGCTACTCTGTTTATAAATACAACTTTCTCTTTGAGATTAAGCGTGCTAGGATCTATTCTCATTATTTTCCCTCCTTCTCTAGAATTTCAAACCTGCTTCTCTAGCTGCTTCTGCAAGTTCTTTTACTCTTCCATGATATACATATCCGCCTCTGTCAAAAACAACTTCTTCTATGCCTTTTTCTATGGCTTTTTTAGCAACCATAGTTCCAACTGCTTTAGCAGCTTCTTTATTGCTTCCGATTTTATCAGCGAAATCTTTGTCTAGACTTGATGCTGAAACTATAGTTACTCTTTCAACGTCATCAATAATTTGAGCATATATGTTCTTTTCACTTCTGAAAACAGCTAATCTTGGTCTTTGAGCTGTACCAGAAATTTTGTTACGTACTCTTAAATGACGTTTAACTCTAGCTCTTTGTCTATTTTCTTTCTTAAACATGAAATTCACTCCTTTCTGCTGTTAGTTCTGTTATTTACCAGTTTTTCCTTCTTTACGTCTTATAACTTCTCCAGCGTATCTAATTCCTTTTCCTTTGTAAGGTTCAGGTTTTCTCCATACTCTAATATTAGCTGCAACTGAACCAACTAATTCTTTATCAATTCCGCTAACAACAACTTTAGTTGCTTCTGGAACTGCGTATTCTACGCCTTGAACAGCTTTTATTTCAACTGGATGTGAATATCCAAGATTTAATACTAAATCTTTTCCTTTTAATTGTGCTCTATATCCAACACCAACTAATTCTAGTGTCTTTTGATATCCTTCTGTTACACCAACAACCATATTATTGATTAACGCTCTAGTTAATCCGTGTAATGCTCTATGTTGAGCATTTTCACTTGGTCTTGTAACAACTATATTATTATCTTCTATAGCTATGTTGATATCTTCGTGCATAGCCTTAGTTAATTCTCCTTTTGGTCCTTTTACAGTAACAACGTTCTCTGGTGTTACTGTAACATTTACTCCATTAGGTATTTCTATTGGAAGTCTTCCTACTCTTGACATAATTGCACCTCCCATTCGCGTTAAATTAAATTACCAAACGTAACAAATAACTTCTCCACCTAAACCTAATTTTCTTGCTTCTCTATCTGTAATTATTCCCTTAGAAGTTGATATAATAGCAACTCCTAGTCCGTTTAATACTTTTGGAGTATTATCTTTCTTACAGTAAACTCTTAAACCTGGTTTAGATATTCTCTTAAGCCCAGTTATTACTCTTTCTTTTCCATTATATCTTAAAGACAATCTAAGCATTGGAACTGCTCCATCTGCATATTCTTCTATATCTTTAACATAGCCTTCTTGAACTAGTATATTAGCTATAGATTTTTTTACATTTGAAGACGGTACTTCAACAACTTCATGTCTAACTATGTTTGCATTTCTTATACGAGTTAGCATATCTGCAATAGGATCTGTCATAACCATTTAGTATGCCTCCTTTCTAATCTCTATGTTTTTACCAACTAGCTTTTTTACATCCAGGGATTTGTCCTCTGTATGCTAATTCTCTAAAGCAAATACGGCATATTCCATATTTCTTTAAAACAGAATGAGGTCTTCCGCATATTCTACATCTTGTATAAGCTCTAGTAGAATACTTAGGAGTCTTTTTCCATTTTTCTATCATCGCCTTACGTGCCATGTTTTCCCCTCCTTATTATTGAGCAAATGGCATTCCAAGATATCTAAGCAATTCTCTTGCTTCTTCATCAGTCTTTGCAGTAGTGACAAATATTATATCCATTCCTCTTACTTTATCAATTTTATCATATTCTACTTCTGGGAATATAATTTGTTCTTTAATTCCTAAAGCATAGTTTCCTCTACCATCAAAAGACTTAGCAGATATTCCTCTAAAGTCTCTAACTCTTGGTAAAGCGATATTCATTAATTTATCTGCAAATTCAAACATCATATCTTTTCTTAATGTAACTTTACAACCGATTGGCATATGTTGTCTAATCTTGAAGTTAGCTACAGATTTCTTTGCTCTTGTTATTACTGGTTTTTGTCCTG is part of the Clostridium botulinum genome and harbors:
- the rpmJ gene encoding 50S ribosomal protein L36, whose protein sequence is MKVRPSVKPICEKCKVIKRKGKVMVICENPKHKQKQG
- the rpsH gene encoding 30S ribosomal protein S8 produces the protein MVMTDPIADMLTRIRNANIVRHEVVEVPSSNVKKSIANILVQEGYVKDIEEYADGAVPMLRLSLRYNGKERVITGLKRISKPGLRVYCKKDNTPKVLNGLGVAIISTSKGIITDREARKLGLGGEVICYVW
- the rpsD gene encoding 30S ribosomal protein S4 — protein: MARYIGATCRLCRREGMKLFLKGDRCYTDKCAFARRSYAPGQHGQGRKKLSNYGIQLREKQKARRIYGILEAQFRKYYEKAETMRGITGENLLRLLEMRLDNVVYRLGFGSSRSEARQLVTHGHFLVNGKKVDIASFKVSAGDVITVREKSRGTEKFKTFAENPKTLPAWLQGNVENFEGKVIAEPTRTDIDVPVNETLIVELYSK
- a CDS encoding adenylate kinase — its product is MRMILLGPPGAGKGTQAKLISEKYSIPHISTGDIFRKNISEKTPLGVKAKEYMDKGQLVPDELTIDLVNDRLTHEDCKTGFLLDGFPRTVKQAEALENFLNKNDQNLDTALLINVPSSFILERMTGRRVCPSCGASYHIKFNPPKIEGLCDVCKAEVIQRKDDTEETVKERIEVYDRQTQPLVDFYASKDQLFVVDGTQSIDQVFETISNHIEGDK
- the infA gene encoding translation initiation factor IF-1 — encoded protein: MSKDDVIEMQGTVLEALPNAMFQIQLESGQTILAHVSGKLRMNFIRILPGDKVTVELSPYDLTRGRITWRAK
- the rplF gene encoding 50S ribosomal protein L6, with protein sequence MSRVGRLPIEIPNGVNVTVTPENVVTVKGPKGELTKAMHEDINIAIEDNNIVVTRPSENAQHRALHGLTRALINNMVVGVTEGYQKTLELVGVGYRAQLKGKDLVLNLGYSHPVEIKAVQGVEYAVPEATKVVVSGIDKELVGSVAANIRVWRKPEPYKGKGIRYAGEVIRRKEGKTGK
- the rpsE gene encoding 30S ribosomal protein S5 produces the protein MRIDPSTLNLKEKVVFINRVAKVVKGGRNFRFSALVVVGDENGHVGVGMGKAVEIPEAIRKGIEDAKKHLVEVAMVDTTVPHIIEGEYGRGRVLIMPATEGTGVIAGGPVRAVLELAGLKDVRAKSLGSNNPKNMVGATINGLSRLRTAEQIAKLRGKTVEEILG
- the secY gene encoding preprotein translocase subunit SecY, whose product is MSTLRNAWKVPELRKRILFTLFMVAIIRMGNHIPVPGIDTGALANITKAGTLFSFYDLMSGGALSNFSIFAMGVIPYINSSIIFQLLTIAIPSLEQLSKEGEEGRKKIQNYTRYTAIVLGALQSFGTYALIRNQGVATNLGKFDIFLMVLTLTTASTFLMWLGDQITVKGIGNGISLIIFVNIISRLPEKIFKINSLQQNQSVSIVQVIFLVMLIILLFTGVVIATLAERRIPIQYAAKNSGGRMLKGQSTHIPINMNSSAIIAIIFAMSVTQFPKTIGSFWPESTFNKIIVMGKYSIFNPDTWLYAVFTAVLIIFFTWFYTEVTFKPDEMAENIHKSAGFVPGVRPGEATARFIERVLVKVSILGGIFATVIALIPMVFESIGAFKGISLGGTALLIEVGVALDFMRVLESQLVMRHYKGFLK
- the rpsM gene encoding 30S ribosomal protein S13; the protein is MARIAGIDLPKEKRVEVGLTYIYGIGINRSRQILKETGVNPETRVKDLSEEEVNTIRDFIGKNFVIEGDLRRTIALDIKRLVEIGCYRGIRHRRGLPVRGQKTKTNARTRKGPKRAISGKKNK
- the rplO gene encoding 50S ribosomal protein L15, whose translation is MKLHELRPAMGSKKAPKRVGRGNGSGLGKTAGKGHKGQNARSGGGVRPGFEGGQMPLYRRLPKRGFTNIFAKEYVEVNVSRLNIFEDGTEVTPEVLKANGVISKVKDGVKILGNGTLERKLTIKATKFTKGAIEKIESMGGKAEVI
- the map gene encoding type I methionyl aminopeptidase, with the translated sequence MITIKNSREIEYMRQAGKVVGETLALLEKSVRPGITTKDLDRIAEEYIRKCNAIPSFKGYYGFPASICTSVNEEVVHGIPDNRVLHEGDIVSVDCGAILNGYHGDAARTFAVGNISKEAENLIKVTKKSFFKGVENAIVGNRLTDISSAIQQYAESQGYSVVRDYVGHGIGTAMHEEPEVPNFGKAGRGPKLVEGMVLAIEPMINIGEFYVEVLSNDWTVVTRDRKLSAHYENTVAILKDGPEILTLG
- the rplR gene encoding 50S ribosomal protein L18 encodes the protein MFKKENRQRARVKRHLRVRNKISGTAQRPRLAVFRSEKNIYAQIIDDVERVTIVSASSLDKDFADKIGSNKEAAKAVGTMVAKKAIEKGIEEVVFDRGGYVYHGRVKELAEAAREAGLKF
- a CDS encoding KOW domain-containing RNA-binding protein, coding for MNYNELIGRIACSKTGRDQGKQFIILNVIDNKYVNIIDGDLRTVRRPKRKKIKHLKITDEVIENANELLISNDSIINIKVKKFLKNRDAIKEG
- the rpsK gene encoding 30S ribosomal protein S11, with amino-acid sequence MAKANTRKTRRKKERKNIEHGCAHIKSTFNNSIVTITDAVGNALSWSSAGALGFKGSRKSTPFAAQMAAETAATSAMEHGLKSIEVYVKGPGAGREAAIRSLQAAGLEITLIKDVTPIPHNGCRPPKRRRV
- a CDS encoding DNA-directed RNA polymerase subunit alpha; its protein translation is MLEIEKPKIECVEASEDGTYGKFVIEPLERGYGITLGNSLRRILLSSLPGVAANSIKIDGVLHEFSTVTGVKEDVTELILNIKGLALKMNGEGPSTIYIEAQGPGEVTAADIISDGNIEVMNKDMHIATLDDDGKLYMEINIDRGRGYVTQNKNKKDDLPIGTIPVDSIYTPVKRVNFTVENTRVGQITDYDKLSIEVWTNGTIQPEEAISLSAKILIEHFKLFMTLTDHADNVEIMVEKEEDKKEKVLEMTIEELDLSVRSYNCLKRAGINTVQELTERTIDDMMKVRNLGKKSLEEVQEKLAALGLGLKKSDE
- the rpmD gene encoding 50S ribosomal protein L30, with the translated sequence MAKLKVTLTKSIIGRKKDHIATVNALGLKKIGKSVMHEDTPQIRGMINKVSYLLNIEEV
- the rplE gene encoding 50S ribosomal protein L5, coding for MSRLQEKYNKEVIPALMEKFGYKNIMQVPKLEKIVVNMGVGEAKDNSKVLESAVADLQQITGQKPVITRAKKSVANFKIRQHMPIGCKVTLRKDMMFEFADKLMNIALPRVRDFRGISAKSFDGRGNYALGIKEQIIFPEVEYDKIDKVRGMDIIFVTTAKTDEEARELLRYLGMPFAQ
- a CDS encoding type Z 30S ribosomal protein S14, encoding MARKAMIEKWKKTPKYSTRAYTRCRICGRPHSVLKKYGICRICFRELAYRGQIPGCKKASW